A section of the Bacillus pumilus genome encodes:
- the yyaC gene encoding spore protease YyaC — translation MNSKNGLFFRNRVKEYVSHTDTNAIQQLKSILFSHLQKAGKRPVAIVCIGTDRSTGDSLGPLVGTKLSGLDLKKLHVYGTLSDPVHAVNLKEKLAEIEQAHKHPFIVAIDACLGRVKSVGSFQIGDGPLKPGAGVQKELPEVGDIHINGIVNVSGFMEYFVLQNTRLHLVMSMANTLSESLSHIDQMDWTREKSRSLFAPIQNITGRI, via the coding sequence ATGAATAGCAAGAACGGTCTTTTTTTTAGAAATAGGGTGAAAGAATACGTGTCCCATACGGATACAAACGCCATTCAACAGCTTAAAAGTATTTTATTCTCGCATCTTCAGAAAGCAGGAAAAAGACCCGTTGCCATCGTTTGTATTGGAACAGACCGCTCAACTGGCGACTCTCTAGGTCCACTTGTTGGTACAAAGCTTTCAGGTCTTGATTTGAAAAAGCTTCATGTATATGGAACGCTCTCTGACCCAGTTCATGCGGTTAATTTAAAAGAAAAGCTTGCTGAAATTGAACAAGCTCATAAACATCCATTTATTGTAGCAATTGATGCCTGTTTAGGAAGAGTGAAAAGTGTAGGCTCCTTCCAAATTGGCGATGGACCGTTAAAGCCTGGAGCGGGTGTACAAAAAGAGCTGCCAGAGGTAGGAGATATTCATATTAATGGGATCGTCAATGTGAGCGGCTTTATGGAATACTTCGTTCTCCAAAACACACGCCTTCATCTTGTCATGTCTATGGCCAATACACTTTCTGAAAGTCTATCTCATATTGATCAAATGGATTGGACAAGAGAAAAAAGTCGTTCTCTCTTTGCTCCTATTCAAAATATCACTGGGAGAATATAA
- the soj gene encoding sporulation initiation inhibitor protein Soj, with translation MGKIIAITNQKGGVGKTTTSVNLSACLAYIGKRVLLVDIDPQGNATSGIGIEKADVEKCVYDILVDDADVLDVIKTTEVENLDVIPATIQLAGAEIELVPTISREVRLKRALESVKQNYDYMIIDCPPSLGLLTINALTASDSVLIPVQCEYYALEGLSQLLNTVRLVQKHLNTDLAIEGVLLTMLDARTNLGIQVIEEVKKYFRDKVYQTVIPRNVRLSEAPSHGKPIILYDPRSRGADVYLDLAKEVDANG, from the coding sequence GTGGGAAAAATCATAGCGATTACCAACCAGAAGGGCGGCGTCGGGAAGACGACAACTTCTGTTAATTTGAGTGCGTGTTTAGCATACATAGGTAAACGAGTGTTGTTAGTTGATATTGATCCGCAGGGTAATGCCACGAGTGGTATTGGGATTGAGAAGGCCGACGTAGAAAAGTGCGTGTACGATATTTTAGTTGATGATGCAGATGTTCTTGATGTGATTAAGACGACAGAGGTCGAAAATCTCGATGTCATTCCTGCGACGATACAACTTGCAGGGGCTGAAATAGAGCTTGTGCCTACGATTTCACGAGAAGTGAGATTGAAGAGAGCACTTGAGTCTGTTAAGCAAAATTATGATTATATGATTATTGACTGCCCGCCATCACTCGGATTACTGACGATTAATGCGTTAACCGCATCCGATTCCGTTTTAATTCCGGTACAGTGTGAATATTATGCGCTTGAAGGATTGAGCCAATTATTAAACACTGTTCGTCTCGTGCAGAAACATTTAAATACGGATCTTGCCATTGAAGGTGTATTGCTGACAATGCTTGATGCACGAACAAATCTTGGGATTCAAGTCATCGAAGAAGTGAAGAAATACTTCAGAGATAAGGTCTATCAGACCGTGATTCCGCGAAATGTAAGACTGAGTGAAGCGCCTAGTCATGGGAAACCGATTATCTTGTATGATCCACGTTCAAGAGGTGCAGATGTCTATTTAGACTTAGCAAAGGAAGTGGATGCGAATGGCTAA
- a CDS encoding ParB/RepB/Spo0J family partition protein, whose protein sequence is MAKGLGKGINALFNTVDSNEETVEEIKIKDLRPNPYQPRKTFDEDALSDLKESIQQHGVLQPIIVRKSIKGYDIVAGERRFRAAQQAGLTTIPAIVREFSETLMREIALLENLQREDLSPLEEAEAYASLLDHLSVTQEELAKRLGKSRPHIANHLRLLTLPDEVQKLIADGTLSMGHGRTLLSLKNKNKLAPLVKKIVDEGLNVRQVEKLVQQLNENVPRETKKKEAPKDRVLKERESFLQNYFGTSVSIKKQKKKGKIEIEFLSNEDLERILELLSTRESSE, encoded by the coding sequence ATGGCTAAAGGTCTTGGAAAGGGTATTAATGCACTATTTAACACTGTAGATTCAAATGAAGAAACGGTTGAAGAAATCAAAATAAAGGATTTGCGTCCGAACCCATATCAGCCAAGGAAAACGTTTGATGAAGATGCATTGTCTGATCTGAAAGAATCTATTCAGCAGCATGGTGTGTTACAGCCGATCATTGTCCGCAAATCGATTAAAGGATATGACATTGTAGCAGGTGAACGTCGTTTCCGTGCAGCTCAACAAGCTGGTCTGACAACGATTCCTGCGATCGTCCGAGAATTTTCAGAAACGCTGATGAGAGAAATTGCCCTTTTAGAAAACTTGCAACGAGAGGATTTATCTCCATTAGAAGAAGCGGAAGCCTATGCTTCCTTGCTAGATCACCTAAGTGTGACGCAAGAAGAATTAGCGAAGCGATTAGGGAAGAGCAGACCGCATATTGCGAATCATCTCCGCCTTTTGACTTTACCGGATGAAGTACAAAAGCTGATTGCAGATGGTACGTTATCGATGGGACATGGAAGAACCTTGCTTAGCTTGAAAAACAAAAATAAGCTGGCGCCATTGGTAAAGAAAATCGTGGACGAGGGATTAAACGTACGTCAGGTTGAGAAACTTGTTCAGCAGTTAAACGAAAATGTTCCACGTGAAACAAAGAAAAAAGAAGCACCAAAGGATCGAGTGTTGAAAGAAAGAGAGTCTTTCTTACAAAACTACTTTGGCACTTCAGTGTCGATCAAGAAACAGAAGAAAAAAGGAAAAATAGAGATTGAATTTCTCTCCAACGAAGATTTAGAAAGAATCCTCGAATTGCTTTCTACGAGAGAATCATCAGAGTGA